The Phalacrocorax aristotelis chromosome 2, bGulAri2.1, whole genome shotgun sequence region AATGCTACCTGTAGTTACAGCATTGCTTATAAATGGTCATAGTAAATTCAGCATCAAAGagaatattacagaaaaagacagcagcagaagcatTAGCATTATCTAGTATTTATATATGTTATCAACATAACACAGCAGTAAAAGGTTTAAATGCATATTAATGGGTACCGTGTCTAAAAATTACTAAAGTACCTATTTAGTGTATTGGATATTTTTCTCAAGGAGTGCTTGCTGTGTCTAAACAGCATAGTTAGATATGTGACTTAGTACAGTTAATTCCTATTGATTAAATAACTTATTTATGTaccaaaggaaatggaaggatacaaaatgttttctcccTCCCGATCATGATCCTGTATTTAATGCTGACATGATCATCAGAAAGCCTTCCACATGTAATTACTATTCTCAAATGGATCTTGAAAGGTCTAAGCCATAGCATGGGTCGTATATGTATAGTAATGTGGCACCTGATATGGCTTGCAGCTTGCAGTCTGAAGTCAGGGATTTTGCTTGGTCACTGCATTTATGACCACTCTGTCATTAAACGGGATTTTTTGGAggccatacaaaaaaaaaaaaaaaaagaagaagaaaaaaaaaaagcgcaaaCTCTCGAGATACCTGGTTGTTTTCAGAGGCAAGGTGCAAGGTCTGCCACTGCAAGCTTCTAAATTAAATGCTGTGGTATatgctttgcttctcttttataACTGCAGAAAGACAATTAAGAATGGCAAGAAACAAATGCCCTAGGCATGCTGTGCTGATATCATCACCAAGTGGTTATTTTGCACAATGAGAATTAACTGTACTACGGATACCCAGAGAAAACGTACAATATCTTATGCCGatatgaaacaaaacagacatGATATAGCTTTTTTGTACTTAAAACCTGTATGTTCCCTTCCCAAACTTAAGTAAAAAGCAAACCCacccttttcctcctgttacaCAGAATAACGTTTAGGTTCCAACCCTCCCCTTTCAAATAAAGTGCGCTGTCCATGGCAGACCATAGGAGTAATGCAACAGGAAAAGCCCCTTTTAGTgtactatttaaaaaacaaactgaagtcGATTCAGCTTTCCTCTGGGTCTTGTGAAAGAGGAGAAGCCTAAGGGAGGGGGGAAACTTCCCCTTCACTGTCACTGTTGTTAATAGACATAGCCTTCATTATAGGGGTGGGTGTTGCAGCAGCCACCGTCCTGCATGTAGACCATGCTCTCATCAAAGTGGGACAGAGGTACAGTGTCCTCCTCATTGATGTGGCGCTCCATGTCAGTCTTCAGTAAGGGGCGCTGGTTGTCTGGAAAAGCCATGGAGAAAAGCGCTTCAGGGTCGCAAACAAACTTGTAGACGTATCTTTCTCCAGCCACCTTAGGACAACAGAAGGGACAAAAAAGTGTAGCGTAAGGCCTTGTGGTTTTGCAACTCCAAGTTCAACAGTCTTGTGAAGAACTCACCTTCGTTAAGCAATTAGTAACACAGCAGAAGAACTGGTAAGGCAGCGACCTAGCAAAGACAACAGGGATCTGCAGAAGCAGACTGTGCAGAGCACTCTCGGTTTTGCCACACGTGATATCCTTTCGGAAAATGGACTAGGTATTCTACTTCCAAACTTTTGTTTGTGATCGTTTCCTATATTTAATCACAAATGGAACTGTTCTTATgggaaaatgtaaacaaattgTCACTACAGTGGCAAAACAACATGACTGAGTCCAACACACTGTGCGAAGTGGAAAAAGAATCACATTGCATGATAGAGATCTGAATTTCACTTTACACAGATTGATTCATACTTAAGTATAAAAGCACTTAGTTATAGTGCATGCTGATTGTACAGGGACAGCGTAAGCAAATACGTAGGCTAATATGTACTTAGCAATTGCTCATACAAAGCTGGGACATTTGGATTTGCTTATGGAGGGGCAATTACTCCAAAGAACCTGAAGTTTTCCCTTGTTCAGAAATAGCGCTAAATGTCTGCGCTTCATCTTCCTAAAAGCTGAACAACGataaaaaacatacaaaattattgccttatttttaaaaaaactattgctttatttattttaaaaaaagccagtaTAGCGTCTTCTCAAGCaacttatttaaataattacattttaaaatatgaacgCTGTTGCGTGCTCATggtttaataaaattattttaaagtaacaaTCATATTGTTTGCTTCTTGCAACTCCAGCTAGCACGGCATTGGAATTGAGTGAATGAAGGTGGCAAAAGCGTTGCAAACTTAACTCTGTTCTTATGGGCGCAAATTAGTCTGAAGCACCTCCTCGAATTTTCACCTTATTTATTCTACAAATAATGTAAAGCTTTGTTAGAGGCTATATctgcagcagaatttttttcatcaaattAATGTCGCAAATTTGACAGACTGAAGGCTGCATTCAGAAATTGGGCATTTGTATGACCTGTTATCATTGTTTAACTTAGAACAAGAGGGGGAAAATGGGCATACAAACCTTGCCGTAAAGAAACCTGCTATAAATCTATAACCACCATTAGTTTTTAACGTACATTAACTGGCCAGATAGGGTGATTCCAGGGCAAAGCTCAAACATTGCTctgtcagaaaaataaacatccaatctagcttttaaaatgtgtgttaGATACATTTTTATAGATAAAAAAGTAGCAGTTTAAGAGGTAGCAAGCTAGCTGTCAGAAGTACTTGTAAACCTTTCATGTTCACTGGGTGTGTGGGCTGGGTAGCCTTATCAGCCTTACGGTATTCCTGTCGCCACCTTTTCAACTTGTTTCACCCTCTTTGCTACTTTTtcttgcctctgtgctgcctttgAACTGTGCCGGCACAGTTGCCCATGCTGCTGAGTTGTAATCGGCAACAAGGACCTCCTCTGCCTGAAGCACCACCCAGCAAAATCAAGCgcttctgcttcttcccaggTGGACCCAGACTCCAGTCCACTTTACAAAGACACAATGCGCAGTTATGTGACAGACAAAAATGTACGATGCACTGTGCTGCTGAAGTTCCAGAAGCCAATATTAACCCAGGTTGCTGCCAGAGTTGACTCCTGGAGAGTGACAACGGAGAGCATTGCAACGATCCCATAATCAAAGCAAGAGGACTTGTAACAGGCAACTCCAAACTGAGACTTCACAAAACCTGCTGGATAAATTGCCCAGTAACTTGAGCTGAGAGCACTGTTTCCATTCATGGAATTGGCAAATGGCAGGTTTAAACATGTTAGTCATCACAGGTCACAAACCTAGTGTGAAAAGGTACGGAACAGGTTTTACAGCACAAGGTGTTCATTATAATCTCTGAACACACCTGTCAGATGCAGCAGACAGGTCTTCCTATTGATTTCTCAGTCAATCTACATAGTACTACATAGCAAGAATTAAAAACCTACATGTAAATCAGCAAGCCACAGCAGAGGGACATGCTGAATACTATCAGTAAGACCAGActgttatatatataaattattgTGAAATACTTCTCATAATTCAGcctattataaaatattaaattccaCTTAAAAATGGTATTATTACAACACTTTTGGTAAAATATTAAAGTATTTGGTATATTAATAGGTATAATTTTTCTCCCCTATCTTGCACTTACCAAAGTACCCAAGCGCTGGGCAGCTAATTTAGTTCTGCAAAACATTATTCATACCATACCCTACTGATTGCCTTTCCCAGGTGCCAGGAAGCTCTTTTGGATATTTTTGAATGTTAGGTCTTTCCCTGTAATTATGATGTGCATTGTGTGAACTAAAACCACAGACTTTTTTTACATAGAAAAAAGTATCTTGATGCATATACTGGACCTGGTAGGTAAAGAAGCTTAGTGTTTGCATAAATAGATGAAAAACCTATCTAAGCAATGCATTTACAAGCACTCCTCATAAACTGACTTACAGATTAACATGCAACACTGGTGAAATTTCATACAAAATTAGCTACTCACCTTTTGCATGATTCCCTTTTCATAATAATAGCGAAGTGATCGGCTAAGCTTATCATAGTTCATAGCTGGCCTATTTTTCTGAATCCCCCAGCGACGTGCCACCTGCCACAAAAATGGATTAGCATTGATTTGTTAAACGCATTTAACAAGCAGATCTTATCATCAGATACTTTATTTGGGGATGGAGGACTGGGAACCCTGCAGGTGCAACAAAtaaacacaagagaaaaggtTACCATGACCTGAATTTCCCATGTACTACTACAATTTTTAACTGGACACACAGTCATCTGTTAAACTTCAAGCAGACTTATTTGCAAATGTGGTggaggg contains the following coding sequences:
- the ETV1 gene encoding ETS translocation variant 1 isoform X3 translates to MYEKGPRQFYDDTCVVPEKFDGDVKQEPGMYREGPTYQRRGSLQLWQFLVALLDDPSNSHFIAWTGRGMEFKLIEPEEVARRWGIQKNRPAMNYDKLSRSLRYYYEKGIMQKVAGERYVYKFVCDPEALFSMAFPDNQRPLLKTDMERHINEEDTVPLSHFDESMVYMQDGGCCNTHPYNEGYVY